One window of the Amycolatopsis mediterranei genome contains the following:
- a CDS encoding NAD-dependent epimerase/dehydratase family protein, producing MRLAVTGATGFVGGAVCRAAAAAGWQVSAFGRRAAADARHVGGAAYRSWDVGAAKLADPPEVDAVVHCAASATDTGVAREVWRTNLLGTHHVLASFPDCRFVHVSSASVYDPYRPTVRAKEHEAPVDRYLNAYAAAKAAAEQLVLAIARDAVVLRPHAVYGPGDTTLLPRLLQNVRGTRLLVPGTGRVLVSMTDVDSLARACLLAATAEPGWPNVFNIADSAPVTIDWALRGLLASAGVPVRPAYVPAPLLTPLALVFPAGRLNRYVISQFAVERTLDITAAIDRLGYEPAPTAFPPR from the coding sequence GTGAGGCTCGCGGTGACCGGCGCGACCGGGTTCGTCGGCGGCGCGGTCTGCCGGGCCGCCGCGGCCGCGGGCTGGCAGGTGAGCGCCTTCGGCAGGCGCGCCGCGGCGGACGCCCGGCACGTCGGCGGGGCCGCGTACCGGTCGTGGGACGTCGGGGCGGCCAAGCTCGCCGATCCGCCCGAGGTCGACGCGGTGGTGCACTGCGCGGCGTCGGCGACCGACACCGGCGTGGCCCGCGAGGTGTGGCGGACCAACCTGCTCGGCACCCACCACGTGCTGGCGTCGTTCCCGGACTGCCGTTTCGTCCACGTCAGCAGCGCCAGCGTGTACGACCCGTACCGGCCGACGGTGCGGGCGAAGGAACACGAAGCTCCGGTGGACCGGTACCTCAACGCCTACGCGGCCGCCAAGGCCGCGGCCGAACAGCTCGTGCTGGCCATCGCCCGCGACGCGGTCGTCCTGCGGCCCCACGCCGTCTACGGCCCGGGGGACACGACCCTGCTGCCGAGGCTGCTGCAGAACGTGCGGGGCACCCGGCTGCTGGTTCCCGGCACCGGCCGGGTGCTGGTCAGCATGACCGATGTGGACAGCCTGGCCCGCGCTTGCCTGCTCGCCGCGACGGCCGAACCGGGGTGGCCGAACGTGTTCAACATCGCCGACAGCGCCCCGGTGACGATCGACTGGGCCCTGCGCGGGCTGCTGGCCTCGGCGGGCGTGCCGGTGCGCCCGGCGTACGTACCGGCCCCCTTGCTGACCCCGCTCGCCCTGGTGTTCCCGGCCGGCCGCCTGAACCGGTACGTCATCAGCCAGTTCGCGGTGGAGCGCACCTTGGACATCACCGCGGCGATCGACCGCCTCGGCTACGAGCCGGCCCCGACGGCGTTCCCGCCGCGGTGA
- a CDS encoding BTAD domain-containing putative transcriptional regulator, producing the protein MRFRILGTLEVTAYGSRVTLASPRQQRALAVLLLNAGAVVPVERMIDALWDDEPPATAVKQVRNCVSALRGRLGELGGAIVTDGPGYRLQIDADDLDSLRFRRHVAVARGLAGQAKLVDAVEEIRTALALWRGPALDGLRTTTLAGRAALLDEQRADAVELCAEWRLRLGETGEVVRDLTEFCGEHPMRELSHLLLMRALAKEGRYSEASTLFHGLRRRLADELGVDPNPDLRRLHEQILAEAAPGAEDAEPESPAQHRFDRAITELAEAVTWQWRAEAELRSLHRPQPIRLRWSAVARTGRPALRGDLDDVAATFTALPVRQLVVLGAPGSGKSVLALMLTLELLRTRTPDAPVPVLLSLASWDPRREHLDRWLAARLADDHPALLNAREYGTDAPTRLVLGGHVVPVLDGLDEMPADLRIAALDALDQTMGAGRSLVLTCRSAEYEQATRESGTVLGAATVVRLEPVVRQEAITYLAARQGEDRWRPVADRLRRDPDAALARVLRTPLMVDLARIGYGRPPADPADLLAAEDAAALEGQLLDSFVPNAYAQVPQPPGRNPKTSPSGRYTAEQATRWLGFLARHLERARSRDLAWWQLYRTVPAGTRSGLAGALIAFFFVITGWVDDGPVLAAIYGVSFGGAAALTHRFGRPPEPLRTELRFAGAARKFAGRFAIGAAVGVLLGLGWSLATGLVVFLALVFGLVFAVHVWLAKPVDASRVSSPRTILRNERTGAIALSVSFLVSLGLFDGMAFAFTAQTHFLPVLGGRFDLALAVAGGVAGASFGFFMGRAVAAACYGVAGALAGGQVFPAATNPVAPIVVGVCFGAGIGLAVLVTRAWGNYFVNHLWLAATGRLPWRLMHFLDDAHRRGVLRQAGGVYQFRHARVQERLAATGDDPRTAA; encoded by the coding sequence ATGAGGTTCCGGATTCTCGGGACGCTGGAAGTGACGGCGTACGGGAGCCGGGTCACCCTGGCGAGCCCGCGCCAGCAGCGCGCGCTCGCCGTGCTGCTGCTCAACGCGGGCGCGGTCGTCCCGGTGGAGCGCATGATCGACGCGCTCTGGGACGACGAGCCGCCGGCGACGGCCGTGAAGCAGGTGCGCAACTGCGTTTCCGCGTTGCGGGGCCGGCTCGGCGAGCTCGGCGGCGCGATCGTCACCGACGGTCCCGGGTACCGCCTGCAGATCGACGCCGACGATCTCGACTCCCTCCGCTTCCGCCGGCACGTCGCCGTGGCCCGGGGATTGGCCGGGCAGGCCAAACTCGTCGACGCCGTCGAGGAAATCCGCACCGCGCTCGCCCTGTGGCGCGGTCCCGCGCTCGACGGCCTGCGGACGACCACGCTCGCCGGCCGGGCCGCGCTGCTCGACGAACAACGCGCCGACGCCGTCGAACTCTGCGCCGAATGGCGGCTGCGGCTCGGCGAAACGGGGGAAGTCGTCCGCGACCTGACGGAGTTCTGCGGCGAGCACCCGATGCGCGAGCTGTCCCACCTGCTCCTCATGCGCGCCCTCGCGAAGGAAGGCCGCTACTCCGAAGCGTCGACGCTGTTCCACGGCCTGCGCCGGCGGCTGGCCGACGAACTCGGCGTCGACCCGAACCCCGATCTGCGGCGGCTCCACGAGCAGATCCTCGCCGAGGCCGCGCCCGGCGCCGAGGACGCCGAGCCGGAATCCCCGGCGCAGCACCGGTTCGACCGGGCGATCACGGAGCTGGCCGAAGCCGTCACGTGGCAGTGGCGCGCCGAAGCCGAGCTGCGCTCACTGCACCGGCCGCAGCCGATCAGGCTGCGCTGGTCGGCGGTCGCGCGCACCGGGAGACCCGCGCTGCGCGGCGACCTCGACGACGTCGCGGCGACGTTCACCGCGTTGCCCGTGCGGCAGCTGGTCGTGCTCGGCGCTCCCGGCTCGGGCAAATCGGTGCTCGCCCTGATGCTGACGCTGGAGCTGCTGCGCACCCGCACCCCGGACGCCCCCGTCCCGGTCCTGTTGTCGCTGGCGTCGTGGGATCCGCGGCGGGAGCACCTCGACCGGTGGCTGGCGGCCCGGCTCGCCGACGACCACCCGGCGCTGCTCAACGCCCGCGAGTACGGGACCGACGCCCCGACCCGGCTCGTCCTCGGCGGCCACGTCGTCCCGGTCCTCGACGGCCTCGACGAGATGCCGGCCGACCTGCGGATCGCCGCGCTGGACGCCCTGGACCAGACCATGGGCGCAGGACGTTCGCTGGTGCTCACCTGCCGCTCCGCCGAGTACGAGCAGGCGACGCGCGAGTCCGGCACGGTGCTCGGCGCCGCCACGGTGGTGCGGCTCGAACCGGTCGTCCGGCAGGAGGCGATCACCTACCTGGCCGCGCGGCAGGGCGAAGACCGCTGGCGTCCCGTCGCCGACCGGCTGCGCCGCGATCCGGACGCCGCACTGGCCCGGGTGCTGCGGACGCCGTTGATGGTCGACCTCGCGCGGATCGGCTACGGCCGTCCGCCGGCCGATCCCGCGGACCTGCTCGCCGCCGAAGACGCCGCGGCCCTCGAAGGGCAGCTGCTCGACTCCTTCGTCCCCAACGCCTACGCGCAGGTGCCGCAGCCGCCGGGGCGGAACCCGAAGACGAGCCCGTCCGGGCGCTATACCGCCGAGCAGGCCACCCGCTGGCTCGGTTTCCTGGCCCGGCACCTCGAACGCGCGCGCAGCCGCGACCTGGCCTGGTGGCAGCTGTACCGCACGGTGCCCGCCGGAACCCGGTCGGGGCTGGCCGGCGCGTTGATCGCGTTCTTCTTCGTCATCACGGGCTGGGTCGACGACGGACCGGTGCTGGCGGCGATCTACGGCGTATCGTTCGGCGGCGCCGCCGCCCTGACGCACCGCTTCGGCCGTCCGCCGGAGCCGCTGCGCACGGAGCTGCGGTTCGCCGGCGCGGCCCGGAAGTTCGCCGGCCGCTTCGCGATCGGTGCCGCGGTGGGCGTTCTGCTCGGCCTGGGCTGGTCACTGGCGACGGGCCTGGTCGTCTTCCTGGCGCTGGTGTTCGGCCTGGTGTTCGCGGTGCACGTGTGGCTGGCGAAACCGGTCGACGCGAGCCGCGTGTCGAGCCCGCGGACGATCCTGCGCAACGAACGGACCGGCGCGATCGCGCTGTCGGTGTCGTTCCTGGTGTCCTTGGGGCTGTTCGACGGGATGGCGTTCGCGTTCACGGCGCAGACGCACTTCCTGCCGGTGCTGGGCGGCCGCTTCGACCTGGCGCTGGCCGTCGCGGGCGGGGTGGCGGGCGCGTCGTTCGGCTTCTTCATGGGCCGCGCAGTGGCGGCGGCGTGTTACGGCGTGGCGGGCGCGCTGGCGGGCGGCCAGGTGTTCCCGGCGGCCACGAACCCGGTGGCCCCGATCGTGGTCGGCGTGTGTTTCGGCGCAGGCATCGGCTTGGCGGTCCTGGTGACCCGCGCGTGGGGCAACTACTTCGTCAACCACCTGTGGCTGGCGGCCACGGGCCGCTTGCCGTGGCGCCTGATGCACTTCCTCGACGACGCCCACCGGCGAGGAGTGCTGAGACAGGCCGGTGGCGTGTACCAGTTCCGCCACGCGCGGGTGCAGGAGCGGCTGGCCGCCACCGGCGACGACCCGCGCACGGCGGCATGA
- a CDS encoding LysR family transcriptional regulator, producing the protein MDLDLRLVRYFVTVADELHFGRAAAKLFISQPTLSKQIRKLETDVGGALLVRDSRHVALTPRGDRFLHLARQLLATADQMLREPAPHHLRIAHIFELDTGRVIADAFHTDHPGVRLVQSQLDSARQLTALLEDQLDVAIIRVTRAMKAAHPAGWQHQLLRLEPFRLVGRPGDPRRPAVSVHERPIEVFADAPGTALYNVHGRYLSSLEQHTGLGLRWLGNPGTFDTCHAALTRAPDSAYLLEFESYARRYEDLGIPTYRPQELQPVYPWSLAWRAGGRSEAVRAFLELAGELAARLHWLHPERAAGVPLWAPPEDLAVATG; encoded by the coding sequence ATGGACCTCGACCTCAGGTTGGTGCGGTATTTCGTCACCGTCGCCGACGAACTGCACTTCGGCCGGGCGGCGGCCAAGCTCTTCATCAGCCAGCCGACGCTGTCCAAGCAGATCCGCAAGCTCGAAACCGACGTCGGCGGCGCCCTGCTGGTCCGCGACAGCCGCCACGTGGCCCTGACCCCGCGCGGCGACCGGTTCCTGCACCTGGCCCGGCAGCTGCTGGCCACCGCGGACCAGATGCTGCGCGAACCCGCCCCGCACCACCTGCGGATCGCCCACATCTTCGAGCTGGACACGGGCCGGGTGATCGCGGACGCGTTCCACACCGACCATCCCGGCGTCCGGCTCGTCCAGAGCCAGCTGGACAGCGCCCGCCAGCTCACGGCACTGCTCGAGGACCAGCTCGACGTGGCGATCATCCGCGTCACCCGGGCGATGAAGGCGGCCCACCCGGCGGGCTGGCAGCACCAGCTGCTGCGGCTGGAGCCGTTCCGCCTGGTCGGGCGGCCCGGCGACCCCCGCCGCCCGGCGGTGTCGGTGCACGAGCGTCCGATCGAGGTCTTCGCGGACGCCCCCGGCACGGCGCTGTACAACGTGCACGGCCGGTACTTGAGCTCGCTGGAGCAGCACACGGGCCTCGGCCTGCGCTGGCTGGGCAACCCGGGCACGTTCGACACGTGCCACGCCGCGCTGACTCGGGCGCCGGACAGCGCTTACCTGCTGGAGTTCGAAAGCTACGCCCGGCGGTACGAAGATCTCGGGATCCCGACGTACCGGCCGCAGGAGCTGCAGCCGGTGTACCCGTGGTCGCTGGCGTGGCGGGCGGGCGGGCGGTCGGAGGCCGTCCGCGCGTTCCTGGAACTGGCCGGGGAACTCGCGGCGCGGCTGCACTGGCTGCACCCCGAGCGGGCGGCCGGGGTGCCGCTTTGGGCGCCGCCGGAGGACCTCGCCGTCGCCACCGGGTGA